Proteins co-encoded in one Stomoxys calcitrans chromosome 5, idStoCalc2.1, whole genome shotgun sequence genomic window:
- the LOC106083405 gene encoding pickpocket protein 11-like codes for MTSAVYNRNKTESKDTTISITDEEKALESNATPKSTCRRKSLVRGVKEIWREFCANTSIHGFQYFGQQRPRKEIIFWIIVFVTSIYFCSSIILGIYVKWRESPVIVTFSERSTPVWKIPFPRVTICPENKRTMNGSRVPSFFQLVNSLRAYLQQGKEFQSNFTTTDLEDVLTLMQLCNVATEVELPSFEHEVKDYIEIINKLMPDISRYCFSGLWFGVEKSCDKLYTRIYTEDGVCFTFNGLLDHDLYREHTIQYQRSLNSSLYHKVDMFQNLSLSWSLEQGYHDDGDLNTYPGRVLGSGAMAGFLSVLQGFAEELDYSCRYVPDGFKVMLHSPDDVPTMGKHFVHVSMDKDVMIAVKPKMITPSAGIPAYTPHKRQCYLSKDRQLKFFKIYSRNNCELECLTNFTYHRCGCVTFAMPRSAETPVCGADKLSCYRMANEKLLFQQFTQDWQSKRETSIGTLENCDCLPACTSLDYETEISEAVFHLENHLNAVGDYAGFRVKYPGMAMSVLWVYFKEPHFITSRRSELYGVTDLLANFGGAFGLFMGFSLLSVVEICYHFTLRLWSNMGRHQIGV; via the exons ATGACATCGGCTGTCTACAATCGCAATAAGACGGAATCCAAGGACACTACCATCTCTATTACCGATGAAGAAAAGGCTTTGGAAAGTAATGCAACTCCAAAATCCACCTGCCGCAGAAAGTCTCTGGTACGAGGTGTCAAGGAAATTTGGAGAGAGTTTTGTGCCAACACCTCCATACACGGCTTTCAATATTTCGGCCAACAGAGGCCGCGCAAGGAGATCATCTTTTGGATTATAGTTTTTGTCACATCCATCTATTTTTGCAGCTCTATCATTTTAGGCATTTATGTGAAGTGGCGCGAATCACCAGTGATAGTAACCTTCTCCGAACGTTCTACACCCGTTTGGAAAATACCCTTTCCGAGAGTTACCATATGCCCGGAAAATAAAAGGACCATGAATGGGTCAAGAG TTCCCTCGTTTTTTCAACTTGTCAACTCTCTCAGGGCTTACCTACAGCAAGGCAAAGAGTTTCAATCAAATTTCACCACTACCGATTTAGAAGATGTTCTCACCTTAATGCAACTGTGTAATGTTGCCACTGAGGTAGAGTTGCCATCCTTTGAACACGAAGTCAAAGACTACATTGAAATTATCAATAAATTGATGCCAGATATAAGCAGATATTGCTTCAGTGGTTTATGGTTTGGCGTGGAGAAAAGTTGTGACAAGCTGTATACCCGAATCTATACCGAAGATGGAGTGTGTTTTACCTTCAATGGTCTGCTGGATCATGACTTATATCGAGAGCATACCATACAATACCAAAGGAGTTTAAATTCAAGCCTGTACCACAAAGTGGATATGTTTCAAAATCTTTCTTTGAGTTGGTCCCTGGAGCAGGGTTACCATGATGATGGCGATCTGAACACATATCCGGGTCGTGTGTTGGGTTCTGGAGCCATGGCGGGATTTTTGTCTGTCTTACAAGGCTTTGCGGAGGAGCTTGATTACAGCTGCCGTTATGTGCCAGATGGTTTCAAGGTAATGCTACACTCACCCGATGATGTGCCCACCATGGGTAAACATTTCGTACATGTCTCCATGGACAAGGATGTTATGATTGCGGTGAAACCCAAAATGATAACCCCCTCAGCGGGCATACCTGCATATACACCCCACAAAAGGCAATGTTATTTGAGCAAGGACCGCCAATTGAAGTTTTTCAAGATCTACAGTCGTAATAATTGTGAATTGGAGTGCTTGACCAATTTCACCTATCACCGGTGCGGCTGTGTTACCTTTGCCATGCCTCGTAGTGCCGAAACTCCTGTGTGTGGGGCAGATAAACTTTCTTGCTATCGCATGGCCAACGAAAAGCTATTGTTTCAACAATTTACCCAAGATTGGCAATCGAAGAGGGAAACTAGCATTGGAACTTTGGAAAATTGTGATTGCCTGCCAGCCTGCACTTCTTTGGACTATGAAACTGAGATATCAGAGGCAGTTTTTCATCTGGAGAATCATCTGAACGCCGTTGGTGACTATGCGGGCTTTCGTGTTAAATATCCCGGCATGGCAATGAGCGTTTTGTGGGTCTATTTCAAGGAGCCTCATTTCATTACCTCTCGACGTTCGGAGTTGTATGGAGTCACCGAtcttttggcaaattttggcgGTGCATTTGGTCTATTTATGGGGTTTTCCCTGTTGAGTGTAGTTGAAATATGTTATCATTTTACACTGAGATTGTGGTCGAATATGGGTAGACATCAAATAGGGGTTTGA
- the LOC106083406 gene encoding pickpocket protein 28-like — protein MSARNKSFIIDIPSVDKEYAFAHQPKSKKNAFRQSLEEVYSEFCSNTTIHGFQYFGQHRPWKEVIFWIAMFVASIFFCTYIIVQLYGKWCETPVIVSLSEKSTPIWNIPFPAVTICPETKRSINQTVPSYLQLVNSLRVYLQQGKKFHSNFTTTDLKDALTLMQLCDVATDAGLPSFQHDALDYIEILNKMLPDFNRYCYSGIWFGVEKSCDKMFSRTYTEEGVCFTFNGLKEKDLYRENTMQYQRSLNSTLHERVQMFENHSLSWSLEEGYKVQGVLHTYPARVLGSGSMAGFMPTLQGFAEDIDYSCRYVAAGFKILLHSPDDVPTMSKHFLHISMNKDIMIAVKPKMITTSAGIAEYTPHKRQCYLTKDRQLKFFKIYSQTNCAYECLTNFTYHLCGCVTFAMPRSPETPVCGADKLSCYRKANEELLFRQFNRGLQAIEAVEALGDCDCLPACTSLDYETEISEGSFSLENTLKAIGDFQGLRDKYPGMVMSALWIYFKEPQFITSRRSELYGVTDLLANFGGVCGLFMGVSLLSGVEIFYHFTLRLWSNLGRNRRRGV, from the exons ATGTCAGCTAGAAACAAAAGTTTCATCATTGACATACCATCAGTTGATAAGGAATATGCATTTGCACATCAGCCTAAATCTAAGAAAAATGCATTTCGCCAGTCCCTAGAGGAGGTTTATTCGGAATTTTGCTCCAACACTACCATACATGGCTTTCAATATTTTGGCCAACATCGTCCTTGGAAGGAGGTAATATTTTGGATTGCCATGTTTGTGGCCTCGATCTTCTTTTGCACCTACATAATTGTGCAATTATATGGGAAATGGTGTGAGACTCCGGTGATTGTATCCTTGTCGGAGAAATCTACACCCATATGGAATATACCATTTCCCGCGGTTACCATATGTCCGGAGACCAAAAGAAGCATAAATCAAACGG TTCCTTCATATCTACAACTTGTCAACTCTCTCAGAGTTTACCTACAGCAAGGcaagaaatttcattcaaatttcacCACTACAGACTTGAAAGATGCTCTCACCTTAATGCAATTATGCGATGTTGCCACTGATGCTGGGTTGCCATCGTTTCAACATGACGCCCTAGACTACATAGAAATTCTCAACAAAATGTTGCCAGATTTCAACAGATACTGTTACAGTGGCATATGGTTTGGTGTGGAGAAAAGTTGTGATAAAATGTTTAGCCGTACCTACACCGAAGAGGGAGTGTGTTTTACCTTCAATGGTCTAAAGGAAAAAGATTTATATCGAGAAAATACCATGCAATACCAAAGGAGTTTAAATTCAACACTACATGAAAGAGTACAGATGTTTGAAAATCATTCTTTAAGCTGGTCCCTGGAAGAGGGTTATAAAGTTCAAGGTGTATTACACACATACCCGGCTCGTGTCTTGGGTTCTGGATCGATGGCGGGGTTTATGCCCACCCTACAAGGCTTTGCCGAGGACATTGATTATAGTTGTCGTTATGTGGCTGCTGGTTTTAAGATACTGCTACACTCTCCAGATGATGTGCCTACTATGAGCAAACATTTCCTACACATCTCCATGAACAAGGATATAATGATTGCGGTGAAACCCAAAATGATAACCACCTCGGCTGGCATAGCTGAATATACTCCTCACAAGAGGCAATGTTATTTAACCAAGGATCGCCAATTGAAGTTCTTCAAAATCTACAGTCAGACTAACTGCGCCTATGAGTGTCTCACCAATTTCACCTATCATTTGTGTGGCTGTGTTACCTTCGCCATGCCTCGTAGTCCCGAGACACCTGTGTGTGGGGCAGATAAACTCTCTTGCTATCGCAAGGCCAACGAAGAGTTATTGTTTCGGCAATTTAACCGTGGCTTGCAGGCGATAGAGGCAGTTGAGGCCTTAGGAGATTGTGATTGTCTGCCCGCCTGCACTTCCTTGGACTATGAAACTGAGATATCCGAGGGTAGCTTTAGTCTGGAGAATACGCTGAAGGCCATTGGCGATTTTCAGGGCTTGCGTGATAAGTATCCTGGCATGGTAATGAGCGCTTTGTGGATCTATTTTAAGGAGCCTCAATTCATTACCTCTCGACGTTCCGAATTGTATGGAGTCACCGATCTTTTGGCCAATTTTGGCGGTGTCTGTGGACTATTTATGGGTGTTTCTTTATTGAGTGGAGTTGAGATATTTTATCACTTTACCCTGAGATTGTGGTCGAATTTGGGTCGTAATAGAAGAAGAGGTGTTTGA